The Akkermansia muciniphila genome contains a region encoding:
- a CDS encoding MBL fold metallo-hydrolase encodes MKAALTRRRARGTLLRHIMISFTNISGAEEIGANCYLLEMDGTRIILDSGMHPKREGLAAMPDFDSMEPNSVEAVFLSHSHLDHLGTLPVLQEKQPAADVFMTPAAAALSEVMLHNSVNVMSSKRLDLGIVEYPFFTHNDLDRLSDAWHAKSCNEVFRVGFRQNVLATFYDAGHILGSAGVMLEGESGHTVFYTGDVQFEDQSMIPGADFPESGVDTLIMECTRGGFQRSAHYSRPEEMVRFGKAIAETLERGGAVLIPVFAIGKSQEMLFNIHRFKQQGVIPANTPVYFGGLSAKVSLLYDRFAGLTRRHDHEFKLKEEIKTMPLPRKGKAPLVCSPGNIYVVSSGMMTENTLSNVMAEQVLPHEKNAILFVGYADPDSPAGQLRAAPAGELVKMRPKGQPVRRNCTVDCFDFSGHATRDALVNYAVKLNPRQVVLVHGDPDAVEWMHDTLSARMPDSTIIAPVPGQRYTFES; translated from the coding sequence ATGAAGGCGGCATTGACACGGCGGAGGGCACGGGGTACTCTCCTGCGGCATATAATGATCAGTTTTACGAATATCAGCGGGGCCGAGGAAATTGGGGCCAATTGCTATTTGCTTGAGATGGACGGCACCCGGATCATACTTGACAGCGGGATGCACCCCAAGAGGGAGGGGCTGGCGGCCATGCCGGATTTCGATTCCATGGAGCCCAATTCCGTAGAAGCCGTTTTTTTAAGCCATTCCCACCTGGACCACCTGGGAACGCTGCCCGTGCTTCAGGAGAAGCAGCCGGCGGCGGATGTGTTCATGACGCCCGCCGCCGCCGCCCTGTCCGAGGTGATGCTGCACAATTCCGTGAATGTGATGAGCTCCAAGAGGCTGGACCTGGGCATTGTGGAGTATCCCTTTTTCACCCATAACGATCTGGACAGGCTGAGCGACGCCTGGCATGCCAAGTCCTGCAACGAGGTGTTCCGCGTGGGGTTCCGGCAGAACGTGCTGGCCACGTTTTACGATGCCGGGCACATCCTGGGTTCCGCAGGCGTGATGCTGGAGGGCGAGAGCGGCCACACCGTGTTTTACACGGGGGACGTGCAGTTTGAGGACCAGAGCATGATTCCCGGCGCGGATTTTCCGGAGTCCGGCGTGGATACGCTGATCATGGAGTGCACGCGCGGCGGCTTCCAGCGCAGCGCCCATTATTCCCGCCCGGAGGAGATGGTGCGGTTCGGCAAGGCGATTGCGGAGACGCTGGAACGCGGCGGCGCGGTACTGATTCCGGTATTCGCCATCGGCAAGAGCCAGGAGATGCTGTTCAATATCCACCGTTTCAAGCAGCAGGGGGTGATTCCGGCCAATACGCCCGTGTACTTCGGCGGATTGAGCGCCAAGGTTTCCCTGCTGTACGACCGTTTTGCCGGGCTGACCCGCAGGCATGACCATGAGTTCAAGCTGAAGGAGGAGATCAAGACCATGCCCCTGCCGCGCAAGGGCAAGGCTCCCCTGGTGTGTTCCCCCGGGAATATTTACGTGGTTTCCAGCGGCATGATGACGGAGAATACGCTCTCCAACGTGATGGCGGAGCAGGTTCTTCCGCATGAGAAGAACGCCATTCTTTTTGTGGGGTATGCGGATCCGGATTCCCCGGCAGGCCAGTTGAGGGCCGCCCCGGCGGGGGAACTGGTGAAGATGCGGCCCAAGGGCCAGCCGGTGCGCCGCAATTGCACGGTGGATTGTTTTGATTTTTCCGGGCACGCCACCCGTGACGCCCTGGTCAATTATGCCGTGAAGCTGAATCCCAGGCAGGTGGTTCTGGTGCACGGCGACCCGGACGCCGTGGAATGGATGCACGATACGCTTTCCGCCAGAATGCCGGATTCCACCATCATCGCACCCGTGCCGGGACAGCGCTATACGTTTGAGTCATGA
- a CDS encoding GNAT family N-acetyltransferase has protein sequence MDIHFRRVSEFNRGILLELLSDAYSFDSRWQDRCGADWKEFDDFFFDNPRIADRYGFITVCNGRPAGLASWDPRKMPEYVKVGHNCIISSHKGRGYGAVQLREALRRIARQEARKIVVTTNARMLPARRMYESVGFKACGRRRNESHTAFFGDYIDYEMILP, from the coding sequence ATGGACATTCATTTCAGAAGAGTGAGCGAGTTTAACCGCGGGATATTGCTTGAATTATTGTCGGACGCCTATTCCTTTGACTCCCGGTGGCAGGATCGCTGCGGGGCGGACTGGAAGGAGTTTGACGACTTTTTCTTTGATAACCCCCGGATTGCAGATAGGTATGGTTTTATTACTGTTTGCAATGGCAGACCCGCCGGGCTGGCGTCATGGGACCCCAGGAAGATGCCCGAATACGTGAAAGTAGGCCATAATTGCATCATATCCTCCCATAAGGGCCGTGGTTACGGCGCGGTACAGCTCCGGGAAGCGCTCCGCCGGATCGCCCGGCAGGAGGCGCGGAAAATAGTCGTCACCACGAATGCCCGGATGCTTCCCGCCCGGCGGATGTATGAAAGCGTGGGGTTCAAGGCCTGCGGGAGAAGGAGGAACGAAAGCCATACCGCCTTTTTCGGGGACTACATTGATTATGAAATGATACTGCCGTAG
- a CDS encoding YkvA family protein translates to MSSKLPIPPQGPKQQLLARAVNYFRSREGEPRLFTKRKLVLLILTALYAFSPIDLIPDFIPGVGQIDDLTVIAFAFLAMFLPPIKKDGSHEDPEP, encoded by the coding sequence ATGAGCAGCAAGCTTCCCATTCCGCCCCAAGGCCCCAAACAGCAATTGCTGGCCAGGGCCGTCAATTATTTCCGCAGCCGGGAAGGAGAACCGCGCCTGTTTACCAAACGCAAGCTTGTTCTTCTTATCCTGACGGCGCTCTATGCCTTTTCCCCCATTGACCTGATTCCGGACTTCATCCCCGGAGTAGGCCAGATAGATGACCTGACCGTCATCGCCTTTGCGTTCCTGGCCATGTTCCTGCCCCCCATCAAGAAGGACGGCTCCCATGAAGACCCGGAACCCTGA
- a CDS encoding DUF4230 domain-containing protein encodes MSDSPPSFLHSPSVIALVKGAVLIGALAVLVWGVRSCLTAPVEKPMEVAGKLIEAGRELGLTLINKGFSTDHGGVALIVQKDEKVANLVTVERTFEYEYRYSTTWWWSKKTLVLKAAYRAHGGIDLEGPEPLRIIIPAENKGPITAEGLHGKLISCEMVEGSLRVVRDDAGIWNRLTPEDSAIAVNQLNESARKHIMESDLKRQAEENFMRRLREEARQPEEQSGKDRWF; translated from the coding sequence ATGAGTGATTCCCCGCCATCCTTCCTCCATTCCCCCTCCGTCATCGCCCTGGTGAAAGGAGCCGTCCTGATTGGCGCGCTGGCCGTGTTGGTCTGGGGGGTGCGTTCCTGCCTGACGGCTCCGGTGGAAAAACCGATGGAGGTGGCGGGAAAATTGATTGAGGCAGGCAGGGAGTTGGGGCTGACATTGATCAACAAGGGTTTTTCCACAGACCACGGCGGCGTGGCCCTGATCGTGCAGAAGGATGAAAAAGTAGCCAACCTGGTTACCGTGGAACGGACGTTTGAGTACGAATACCGCTATTCCACCACTTGGTGGTGGAGCAAAAAGACGCTGGTCCTGAAAGCGGCCTACCGCGCCCACGGGGGCATCGACCTGGAGGGCCCCGAGCCGCTCCGGATCATCATTCCCGCGGAGAACAAGGGTCCCATCACCGCAGAAGGTCTTCACGGAAAACTGATTTCCTGCGAGATGGTGGAAGGCTCCCTCCGCGTCGTGAGGGATGACGCCGGAATTTGGAATAGGCTGACCCCGGAGGACTCCGCCATCGCCGTCAACCAGTTGAATGAAAGCGCCCGGAAGCACATCATGGAGAGCGATTTAAAACGCCAGGCGGAAGAAAATTTCATGCGCCGCCTCCGGGAAGAAGCACGGCAGCCGGAAGAGCAATCAGGAAAAGACCGCTGGTTCTGA
- the icd gene encoding NADP-dependent isocitrate dehydrogenase: MAHLTFTPPTDGAAVTMQNGRLCVPDRPVIPFIIGDGTGPEIWAAASRVIDAAVKKAYRGKRSIAWYEVFAGQKSFDNLGTWLPNETVEAFRTYLVGIKGPLTTPVGGGIRSLNVTLRQDLDLFVCLRPVRYFNGIETPVKAPEKVDMVVFRENTEDIYAGIEFKEGSEEAKLFFDTMNRIFPDRMKKVRFPESSGFGIKPVSREGTERLVRAAIDYAVENGRKSVTLVHKGNIMKFTEGGFRDWGYDVARREYGAQPIGDGPWMKLPNGIVVKDCIADAFLQEILLHPENFDVVATLNLNGDYISDALAAQVGGIGIAPGGNINYLTGHSIFEATHGTGPKLAGLDKANPSSVILSAEMMLRYMGWTEAADLLIQAIDRVIAAKTVTFDLAEMIPGSTELSCSAYGDKLVEALS, translated from the coding sequence ATGGCCCATTTAACATTCACCCCTCCCACGGACGGCGCAGCCGTCACCATGCAGAACGGCAGGCTTTGCGTTCCGGACAGGCCCGTCATCCCCTTCATCATCGGTGACGGAACCGGGCCTGAAATCTGGGCGGCGGCTTCCCGGGTGATTGACGCGGCTGTGAAGAAGGCGTACCGGGGCAAGCGTTCCATCGCCTGGTATGAAGTTTTTGCCGGGCAGAAGTCCTTTGACAACCTGGGAACCTGGCTTCCCAACGAGACGGTGGAAGCCTTCCGCACGTATCTGGTAGGCATCAAGGGGCCCCTCACCACCCCGGTGGGCGGCGGCATCCGCAGCCTGAACGTCACGCTGCGGCAGGATCTGGACCTGTTCGTCTGCCTGCGCCCGGTGCGTTATTTCAACGGCATTGAAACACCCGTGAAAGCCCCGGAGAAGGTGGACATGGTCGTTTTCCGGGAAAACACGGAGGACATTTACGCCGGAATCGAGTTCAAGGAAGGCTCCGAGGAAGCCAAGCTGTTTTTCGACACCATGAACCGCATCTTCCCGGACCGCATGAAGAAGGTGCGCTTCCCGGAAAGCTCCGGCTTCGGCATCAAGCCCGTTTCCCGGGAAGGCACGGAGCGCCTGGTGCGCGCCGCCATTGATTACGCCGTGGAGAACGGCCGCAAGAGCGTCACGCTGGTGCACAAGGGCAACATTATGAAGTTCACGGAAGGCGGCTTCCGCGACTGGGGGTACGACGTCGCGCGCCGGGAATACGGCGCCCAGCCCATCGGAGACGGCCCCTGGATGAAGCTTCCCAACGGAATCGTGGTCAAGGACTGCATTGCAGACGCCTTCCTTCAGGAAATCCTGCTGCATCCGGAAAACTTTGACGTGGTCGCCACGCTGAACCTGAACGGGGATTACATTTCCGACGCCCTGGCGGCTCAGGTGGGCGGCATCGGCATCGCCCCCGGCGGCAACATCAATTACCTGACGGGCCATTCCATCTTTGAAGCCACGCACGGCACCGGCCCCAAACTGGCCGGACTGGACAAGGCCAATCCCAGTTCCGTCATCCTGTCCGCGGAAATGATGCTGCGCTACATGGGCTGGACGGAAGCGGCGGACCTGCTGATTCAGGCCATTGACCGGGTGATTGCCGCAAAAACCGTCACGTTCGACCTCGCGGAAATGATTCCCGGCTCCACGGAACTTTCCTGCTCCGCCTATGGCGACAAGCTGGTGGAAGCCCTGAGCTGA